One Ricinus communis isolate WT05 ecotype wild-type chromosome 7, ASM1957865v1, whole genome shotgun sequence genomic region harbors:
- the LOC8278424 gene encoding uncharacterized protein LOC8278424 isoform X1 codes for MADPPIQIIHQPPAIQTPLLPPTQNNNTNHHNHHHQPNQETNADLNQSLKGLEIFLTFLGFNQSSVLSFLVSWTVFILIGGLLPVLILELSKCSGCDKYQIKDFELDIVASQACLAAVSLACLSLNLRKYGVRKFLFVDRCNAHILARFSHQYVQQIKDSFRLLVFWSLPCFILKVVREVIRISYIQHESWWLSTTILLGMTLSWSYVSTISLTASIIFHLVCNLQVIHFDDYAKLLERESDVLLFIEEHIRLRYHLSKISHKFRIFLLLQFCVVTAGQIVTLFQITGYSGIITVINGGDFAVSSVVQVVGIILCLHAATKISHRAQGIASVVSRWHALATCGSGDSSHMRVSNSAGNLEAPNPLNSLQITYSESDLESADYIAMPTNTQLASYMSSYHKRQAFVMYLQNNPGGITIFGWTVDRGLINTIFFIELTLVTFVLGKTIVFTSK; via the exons ATGGCAGATCCTCCCATACAAATAATACACCAACCACCTGCAATTCAGACACCTCTCCTTCCTCCAACTCAAAACAACAACACCAACCACCATAACCACCACCACCAGCCAAATCAAGAAACTAATGCTGATCTTAATCAGTCACTTAAAGGGCTGGAGATATTTCTTACATTTCTTGGTTTCAATCAATCTTCGGTTTTGAGCTTTCTTGTTTCTTGGACTGTTTTTATATTGATAGGTGGGTTGCTTCCTGTTTTAATACTTGAGTTGTCTAAATGTTCTGGTTGCGACAAGTATCAGATAAAGGACTTCGAGCTTGATATTGTTGCTTCTCAGGCTTGTCTTGCTGCTGTTTCTTTAGCCTGCCTTTCCCTTAATCTACGCAAGTATGGTGTGAGAAAGTTTCTCTTCGTTGACCGCTGTAATGCCCATATTTTGGCTCGGTTTAGTCATCAATATGTTCAACAAATTAAG gATTCTTTCCGTTTACTGGTCTTCTGGTCACTGCCATGTTTCATTCTGAAAGTAGTGAGAGAGGTCATTCGTATATCGTACATACAACATGAATCATGGTGGTTGTCTACCACTATTTTGTTAGGCATGACTCTTTCCTGGAGTTATGTGAGTACTATATCTTTAACAGCCAGCATTATATTTCATCTGGTCTGCAATTTGCAAGTTATTCACTTTGATGACTACGCGAAGCTCTTGGAAAGAGAATCTGATGTCTTGCTATTTATAGAGGAGCATATTCGTCTCCGTTATCACCTGTCAAAGATAAGCCACAAGTTCcgcatttttcttcttctgcaGTTTTGTGTTGTCACTGCAGGTCAAATCGTTACTCTTTTCCAAATAACAGGGTATAGCGGTATTATCACTGTGATTAATGGAGGCGATTTTGCA GTATCTTCAGTTGTCCAGGTAGTTGGGATAATTCTTTGTCTCCATGCGGCTACAAAAATATCCCATAGAGCCCAAGGAATTGCTTCTGTAGTTAGTAGATGGCATGCATTGGCAACATGTGGTTCAGGTGATTCATCTCACATGAGAGTTTCAAATAGTGCAGGTAACTTGGAAGCTCCGAATCCGCTCAACTCGCTACAAATAACTTATTCTGAAAGTGATTTGGAGTCTGCGGATTATATTGCAATGCCTACAAACACACAATTGGCATCCTACATGTCTTCTTATCACAAAAGGCAAGCCTTTG TCATGTATCTACAAAACAATCCTGGAGGGATCACTATATTTGGTTGGACGGTTGATCGCGGCCTAATCAACACAATCTTTTTCATTGAACTTACTCTTGTAACCTTTGTGCTTGGAAAGACGATAGTCTTCACTTCTAAATGA
- the LOC8278424 gene encoding uncharacterized protein LOC8278424 isoform X2: protein MADPPIQIIHQPPAIQTPLLPPTQNNNTNHHNHHHQPNQETNADLNQSLKGLEIFLTFLGFNQSSVLSFLVSWTVFILIGGLLPVLILELSKCSGCDKYQIKDFELDIVASQACLAAVSLACLSLNLRKYGVRKFLFVDRCNAHILARFSHQYVQQIKDSFRLLVFWSLPCFILKVVREVIRISYIQHESWWLSTTILLGMTLSWSYVSTISLTASIIFHLVCNLQVIHFDDYAKLLERESDVLLFIEEHIRLRYHLSKISHKFRIFLLLQFCVVTAGQIVTLFQITGYSGIITVINGGDFAVSSVVQVVGIILCLHAATKISHRAQGIASVVSRWHALATCGSGDSSHMRVSNSAGNLEAPNPLNSLQITYSESDLESADYIAMPTNTQLASYMSSYHKSHVSTKQSWRDHYIWLDG from the exons ATGGCAGATCCTCCCATACAAATAATACACCAACCACCTGCAATTCAGACACCTCTCCTTCCTCCAACTCAAAACAACAACACCAACCACCATAACCACCACCACCAGCCAAATCAAGAAACTAATGCTGATCTTAATCAGTCACTTAAAGGGCTGGAGATATTTCTTACATTTCTTGGTTTCAATCAATCTTCGGTTTTGAGCTTTCTTGTTTCTTGGACTGTTTTTATATTGATAGGTGGGTTGCTTCCTGTTTTAATACTTGAGTTGTCTAAATGTTCTGGTTGCGACAAGTATCAGATAAAGGACTTCGAGCTTGATATTGTTGCTTCTCAGGCTTGTCTTGCTGCTGTTTCTTTAGCCTGCCTTTCCCTTAATCTACGCAAGTATGGTGTGAGAAAGTTTCTCTTCGTTGACCGCTGTAATGCCCATATTTTGGCTCGGTTTAGTCATCAATATGTTCAACAAATTAAG gATTCTTTCCGTTTACTGGTCTTCTGGTCACTGCCATGTTTCATTCTGAAAGTAGTGAGAGAGGTCATTCGTATATCGTACATACAACATGAATCATGGTGGTTGTCTACCACTATTTTGTTAGGCATGACTCTTTCCTGGAGTTATGTGAGTACTATATCTTTAACAGCCAGCATTATATTTCATCTGGTCTGCAATTTGCAAGTTATTCACTTTGATGACTACGCGAAGCTCTTGGAAAGAGAATCTGATGTCTTGCTATTTATAGAGGAGCATATTCGTCTCCGTTATCACCTGTCAAAGATAAGCCACAAGTTCcgcatttttcttcttctgcaGTTTTGTGTTGTCACTGCAGGTCAAATCGTTACTCTTTTCCAAATAACAGGGTATAGCGGTATTATCACTGTGATTAATGGAGGCGATTTTGCA GTATCTTCAGTTGTCCAGGTAGTTGGGATAATTCTTTGTCTCCATGCGGCTACAAAAATATCCCATAGAGCCCAAGGAATTGCTTCTGTAGTTAGTAGATGGCATGCATTGGCAACATGTGGTTCAGGTGATTCATCTCACATGAGAGTTTCAAATAGTGCAGGTAACTTGGAAGCTCCGAATCCGCTCAACTCGCTACAAATAACTTATTCTGAAAGTGATTTGGAGTCTGCGGATTATATTGCAATGCCTACAAACACACAATTGGCATCCTACATGTCTTCTTATCACAAAAG TCATGTATCTACAAAACAATCCTGGAGGGATCACTATATTTGGTTGGACGGTTGA
- the LOC8278423 gene encoding 4-coumarate--CoA ligase-like 9 has protein sequence MSQIEKNPSSSIDPKSGFCSKTKTFYSLRSLAQLPPLASPISVTDFIFSLLQSFPPSAATPALIDAVTGHRISYPEFIILTKSLSSYLHIVLGLRKGDTAFILSPNSVHIPIICFSLLSLGVIVSPGNPASSESEIQHQIHLSKPVVAFVTGHTAHKITNLNTIVIDSHWFESIRSHREPEPVKPRIYQSDPAAILYSSGTTGRVKGVILTHRNFTYVAAAGHAVRAPRQTPPVSFCVVPYFHVYGLSYFIRTLTVGETLVSMGRFDMKMMLKAIQDFRITHMALAPPVVVAMAKGNNGMVDGYDLSSLEVVGCGGAPLRESVVQQFRKKFPNVILGQAYGLTESTARVFGTLGSEEGQVMGATGKLMSNCEAKIVHPETGTHLPPGSPGEIWVRGPSIMKGYVNDEAATAATLDSEGWLRTGDLCYIDNEGFLFFVDRIKELIKYKGYQVAPAELEHLLHSHPDIAEAAVIPYPDAEAGQVPMAFVVRQSGSTIDESQIKDFIAKQVAPYKRIRRVIFIDSLPKNAGGKVLRKDLIRFALSGATSKL, from the exons ATGTCTCAGATTGAGAAAAACCCATCTTCCAGTATTGACCCAAAAAGTGGTTTCTgttcaaaaactaaaacttTCTATAGCCTCAGATCTTTAGCCCAGCTTCCACCTCTTGCTTCCCCAATTTCAGTTACTGACTTCATTTTCTCCCTTCTCCAATCTTTCCCTCCTTCTGCAGCCACTCCTGCGCTTATTGACGCTGTCACTGGCCACCGCATTTCTTATCCTGAATTCATTATTCTCACCAAAAGCTTATCCTCGTATCTTCATATCGTTCTCGGCCTCAGGAAAGGAGACACTGCTTTTATTCTTTCTCCAAACTCAGTCCATATCCCTATtatttgtttctctcttttatcCTTAGGTGTTATTGTCTCACCTGGAAATCCAGCAAGTTCAGAATCCGAGATTCAGCATCAAATTCACCTCTCCAAGCCTGTAGTCGCATTTGTCACTGGCCATACCGCTCATAAAATCACTAATCTTAACACAATTGTCATAGACTCACATTGGTTTGAATCGATCAGAAGTCACAGAGAACCTGAACCTGTTAAACCTCGTATTTATCAATCTGATCCCGCAGCGATTCTTTATTCTTCAGGGACTACAGGGAGAGTTAAAGGAGTGATTTTGACTCATAGAAACTTCACATACGTGGCAGCAGCAGGTCATGCTGTTCGCGCGCCCAGGCAGACACCTCCGGTTAGCTTTTGTGTAGTGCCTTACTTCCATGTGTATGGATTATCTTACTTCATTAGAACATTGACAGTGGGAGAGACTTTGGTTTCGATGGGGAGGTTTGATATGAAGATGATGTTGAAAGCTATTCAGGATTTCAGGATTACTCATATGGCGCTTGCTCCACCTGTTGTTGTGGCCATGGCTAAGGGTAATAATGGAATGGTTGATGGGTATGATCTGAGTTCTCTTGAAGTTGTGGGTTGTGGTGGAGCTCCACTCAGGGAAAGTGTTGTTCAACAGTTCAGGAAAAAGTTTCCTAATGTCATTTTGGGTCAG gcATATGGGTTGACTGAATCAACAGCAAGAGTCTTTGGAACATTAGGCTCTGAAGAAGGTCAAGTTATGGGGGCAACAGGAAAGCTCATGTCTAACTGCGAAGCAAAGATTGTTCATCCTGAGACTGGTACTCATCTCCCACCTGGCTCTCCTGGTGAAATCTGGGTTAGAGGACCATCCATTATGAAgg GTTATGTTAATGATGAAGCAGCAACTGCTGCGACTTTAGATTCTGAGGGATGGCTGAGGACTGGGGACCTTTGTTATATAGATAATGAAGGCTTCCTGTTTTTTGTGGATCGAATTAAGGAACTAATCAAATATAAAGGCTACCAG GTTGCACCCGCAGAACTTGAGCATCTGCTTCATTCCCATCCAGATATTGCTGAGGCAGCTGTAATTCC GTATCCTGACGCCGAAGCAGGTCAGGTACCCATGGCCTTTGTGGTACGGCAAAGTGGAAGCACAATTGATGAATCACAAATCAAAGATTTTATAGCTAAACag GTTGCGCCATATAAGAGGATACGAAGGGTTATCTTCATTGATTCATTACCGAAGAATGCAGGCGGTAAAGTGCTCAGGAAAGACTTAATCAGATTTGCACTATCAGGAGCTACTTCTAAGTTATGA